One segment of Ipomoea triloba cultivar NCNSP0323 chromosome 12, ASM357664v1 DNA contains the following:
- the LOC115999739 gene encoding peroxidase 72-like produces MAVSIKCFFMAITLLAFAPLSLCHKGYGGGGGDSLYPQYYEKSCPRALEIVRFEVAKAVAKEARMAASLLRLAFHDCFVQGCDASILLDSGNGITSEKNSNPNRKSARGFNVIDDIKAALEKECPHTVSCADIMQLAARDSTHLSGGPFWEVPLGRKDSRSASLSGSNNNIPAPNNTFQTILTKFKRQGLDLVDLVALSGSHTIGNSRCTSFRQRLYNQSGNSKPDSTLDQYYAAQLRNRCPRSGGDQNLFFLDFVSPTKFDNSYFKLLLANKGLLNSDQVLTTKSEASLQLVKAYAENNELFLQHFASSMIKMANISPLTGSKGEIRKNCRKINS; encoded by the exons ATGGCTGTGTCAATCAAGTGTTTCTTCATGGCCATTACTCTTCTTGCTTTTGCACCGCTTTCGCTCTGTCACAAGGgctatggtggtggtggtggtgatagtCTGTATCCACAGTATTACGAGAAGTCGTGCCCACGAGCGCTAGAGATTGTCCGGTTTGAGGTTGCGAAAGCGGTGGCTAAAGAAGCAAGAATGGCTGCTTCTTTGCTCAGGCTCGCCTTTCATGACTGTTTTGTTCAG GGGTGTGATGCATCTATACTTCTAGACAGCGGGAATGGCATAACCAGCGAGAAGAATTCAAACCCCAACAGAAAATCTGCTCGCGGGTTTAACGTGATTGATGATATCAAAGCTGCCTTGGAGAAGGAGTGCCCTCACACTGTTTCTTGCGCTGATATTATGCAACTTGCTGCCAGGGATTCTACCCATCTG AGTGGTGGACCATTCTGGGAAGTTCCATTAGGAAGGAAAGACTCCAGGAGTGCCAGCCTGAGTGGCTCCAACAACAACATCCCTGCCCCAAACAACACCTTCCAAACCATTCTTACCAAGTTCAAGCGCCAGGGCCTTGATCTTGTTGATCTTGTGGCATTATctg GGAGCCACACAATTGGGAATTCAAGATGTACCAGCTTCAGACAGAGGCTTTACAACCAATCTGGAAACAGCAAACCAGACTCTACCTTGGATCAGTACTATGCTGCTCAGCTGCGCAACAGGTGCCCGAGATCCGGTGGCGACCAGAACCTGTTTTTCTTGGACTTCGTGAGCCCGACTAAGTTCGACAACAGCTACTTCAAGCTGTTGTTGGCAAACAAGGGACTTCTCAACTCAGACCAAGTTCTGACCACCAAGAGTGAAGCCTCATTGCAGCTGGTGAAAGCATATGCAGAGAACAATGAGCTTTTCCTTCAACATTTCGCCTCGTCCATGATCAAGATGGCCAACATTTCGCCTCTCACCGGCTCCAAGGGAGAAATCAGGAAGAATTGCAGGAAGATCAACTCTTAA